The Vigna unguiculata cultivar IT97K-499-35 chromosome 11, ASM411807v1, whole genome shotgun sequence genomic sequence AACTCCTAAATGATACTTAACCTTTTGATtagataaaaaatgatttttctcTCTCCTAATATTTTCCACCCACCAGCACTCAGGCCCCTCACACTTTCCTAATCTAGGGTAGAAAACATGTTCAGTGAAAAATTGGATTTTGAAATCTAGTTGATCGGATTTcgaatttcaattaaaattaaattttaaaatccgattaagataattattgaattaaaatatatatatatatatatataaattattttctttggtttttttattctttttatattctttttgtaattttgtaattttatttattttgcttaATACATtacataaaaacaatatatatatatatatatatatatatatatatataatatgaaggATTTTGTCAATATTGGTTAATTCCTTACAAGCTACGTGAATTGATTAATAATATGAAGGAAGTGTTTCTGCATGGAAGCTAAAAGTGAAACCACATGATTAAAATTTTTCGAGTTTAAACTTTAGTTGTCATGTTCTGTGAGATCTTTTCGGGAAGTTCTAAATTTTATAGAATCTGTccctaataaattataaacttacCATTGGCTCTGATTTCTGATTGAACAATCAATTTAAAGCAATGATTATAGTAGTTAttcttttttgttataaaatatagaacaaaatgattttgttttcaaacCCAAGAGATAATTCCTTAATAAAGGACGTTCACAACATTAGGAAACAAATTCTGAAGAACAAATCCGATAAACTAAAACGAAATCTCAGTAGTATCATTTCTTACTTTAAGacaataattttacaaaaggtaacattaatgaaaaatttattgaGGAGGGATACAATAGGATTAAGAAACTAATGGTTGAGATTGGAATGTGGTTTAATTACCACTATATAATCAACACACTTAGTAATGGAAGATATAATAACTTTATTGCTTGATGAGGCACAATGGGTGTTATCATTTTATGGAGTTGGAATTGGAGGAAATGGTTTCTTGAATTTGGGATAAAATGGTAGTTTAGGAATAGACTTTTTGAAGAAAGGTTTTGGTTTTAAGAATTCCTCTGACTCAATGGTAGGAATAGGCTTTTTCACAACAAATGGTTTAGGAATTGGCTTAACAAATGGTTCTGGAATAGGTTTAAGCACTGGAATTGGCTTAACAAATGGTTTTGGAACAGGTTTAACAATAGGAATTGGCTTAACAATGGGAACTACCTTTGGAACAGGTTTAATAATAGGAATTGGCTTAACAATGGGAACTATCTTTGGAACAGGTTTAATAATTGGAATTGGCTTAACAACGGGAATTATCTTTGGAACAGGTTTAAGAATAGGAATTGGCTTAACAACAGGAATTATCTTTGGTACTGGCTTAACTATGGGAATAGGTTTTGGGAAAATACCTTTGAATTTTGCTTCTTCACTGG encodes the following:
- the LOC114170503 gene encoding proline-rich protein 4-like, with the protein product MRKGSTLNSALLCFWVPLLLLVTFSYATSVLATTQISGNEVNKDGKVVNEDLGKVNPEGDDEESKFKGLFPKPIPFAKPIPKPVPLIKPIPIPFYKKPTPKPIPSEEAKFKGIFPKPIPIVKPVPKIIPVVKPIPILKPVPKIIPVVKPIPIIKPVPKIVPIVKPIPIIKPVPKVVPIVKPIPIVKPVPKPFVKPIPVLKPIPEPFVKPIPKPFVVKKPIPTIESEEFLKPKPFFKKSIPKLPFYPKFKKPFPPIPTP